One Pseudomonas brassicacearum genomic region harbors:
- a CDS encoding histidine phosphatase family protein: MDLVNLWVVRHGETEPNAEKRYVGSIDPGLNQRGREQALALAKHLPDNLDAMVVSPLRRAQETAVILNRTLNLPSSTLDAFRERSVGVFEGLTQADASERYPQLWSQNITRCWAVGPTDGESVRDVVQRVREGLLELQKRYPSKHVLLVAHGFVAKTIRALAKADFSDFYDWQLGNGQMLLLENVDVELRDAFGQKRPEGWDPSDLVLER; the protein is encoded by the coding sequence ATGGATCTCGTGAATCTATGGGTAGTACGGCATGGGGAAACCGAGCCTAACGCTGAGAAGCGCTACGTCGGATCCATTGATCCCGGGCTAAATCAGCGGGGTAGAGAGCAGGCTCTCGCGCTAGCCAAGCACTTGCCCGACAACCTGGATGCGATGGTTGTATCCCCTCTGCGTAGAGCCCAAGAAACCGCCGTTATCCTGAACCGCACGTTGAACCTCCCAAGCTCAACCCTGGATGCGTTTCGCGAACGCAGTGTGGGTGTTTTCGAGGGGCTGACTCAGGCTGATGCAAGCGAGCGTTACCCGCAGCTTTGGTCTCAAAACATCACGCGGTGCTGGGCGGTTGGGCCAACGGATGGAGAGTCGGTTCGCGACGTGGTTCAGCGTGTTCGAGAGGGGCTGCTCGAGCTGCAAAAGCGCTACCCGTCGAAACACGTTTTGCTGGTCGCCCACGGCTTCGTTGCAAAGACGATCCGGGCCTTGGCGAAAGCAGACTTTTCAGACTTCTATGATTGGCAGCTCGGCAACGGGCAGATGCTCTTGCTGGAGAATGTTGATGTCGAGCTACGCGATGCTTTCGGTCAGAAGCGCCCTGAAGGGTGGGATCCTTCGGATTTGGTTTTGGAAAGGTAA
- a CDS encoding GNAT family N-acetyltransferase: MLLAQDGENIVGVISLHVLELFHQPGRLGRITSLVVDDNFRGQGVGAKLVAAADAFFTSQLCIRAEVTSSDHRIEAHTFYQRLGYAADERRFVKQYGFFEAE, from the coding sequence GTGCTACTGGCTCAAGACGGTGAAAATATTGTTGGTGTTATAAGCTTGCACGTACTTGAGCTGTTTCATCAGCCAGGCAGACTCGGACGTATTACCTCGTTAGTCGTTGACGATAACTTCCGAGGACAAGGAGTAGGGGCAAAGCTAGTTGCCGCTGCCGATGCGTTTTTTACAAGTCAACTTTGCATCCGGGCTGAGGTGACTAGCAGTGACCACCGAATAGAGGCCCACACATTTTACCAGCGGCTAGGTTACGCGGCTGACGAGCGTCGGTTTGTAAAACAATATGGATTTTTCGAGGCAGAGTAG
- a CDS encoding TIR domain-containing protein: MKTRAFISFDYDNDVTLKNLLVGQAKLEDSPFYLADWSIKEHIDDDWKAKARTRIKAVDVVCVICGENTDTAVGVSAEVKIAQEENIPYFFLKGYSEAVCVKPKAALLGDKLYKWTWDNLKALIGGGR, translated from the coding sequence ATGAAAACACGCGCTTTCATTTCTTTTGACTATGACAATGATGTAACCTTGAAAAACCTTCTCGTCGGCCAAGCAAAGCTGGAGGACAGCCCTTTTTATTTAGCGGATTGGTCAATCAAAGAACACATTGATGATGACTGGAAGGCGAAAGCTAGAACGAGGATTAAGGCTGTTGATGTTGTGTGCGTAATATGCGGCGAGAACACCGATACAGCCGTCGGCGTAAGCGCGGAAGTAAAAATTGCTCAAGAAGAAAATATTCCGTACTTTTTTCTTAAAGGCTACTCAGAAGCTGTGTGTGTCAAACCTAAAGCTGCATTACTTGGTGACAAGCTTTACAAGTGGACGTGGGATAATCTGAAGGCTTTGATCGGCGGGGGACGATAA
- a CDS encoding caspase family protein, with product MKKALVIGIDAYPSAPLMGCVNDAVAIAELLENDGNGDPNFSVVKLVSNEQEVTSESLVNAISELFSGEADTALLYFAGHGIIVPETNAGYIVSSDGRRGAWGTSLSEILGLANRAHPKIKSCVIILDCCHSGYAGEVAGVDGNASAIGTGVTILTASHREGGAMEEDGRGIFTDILLDGLRGGCSDILGNITPAAIYSHVDQTLGPWEQRPMYKANVQHFVTLRKVEPKVPKDVLRRLVTYFPNKTDVFALDPSFEPDRINIPEKYRHLPVNDENVKVFKELQKCNRYGLVVPVDADHMFYAAINSTGCKLTGLGAHYRKLAEMKRI from the coding sequence ATGAAAAAAGCCTTAGTAATTGGCATAGATGCATATCCTAGTGCCCCGTTAATGGGTTGTGTGAATGATGCTGTTGCTATCGCTGAGTTGCTAGAGAATGACGGAAACGGTGATCCCAATTTTTCTGTTGTAAAATTGGTCAGCAATGAACAGGAAGTTACGAGTGAGTCGCTGGTTAATGCGATCTCTGAGTTGTTCAGCGGGGAGGCTGATACGGCGCTCTTATATTTTGCCGGGCATGGAATAATCGTGCCCGAGACAAATGCTGGATATATTGTGAGTAGTGATGGACGCCGTGGCGCTTGGGGCACTTCACTTTCTGAAATTCTCGGTTTGGCGAATAGAGCCCACCCGAAGATTAAGTCTTGTGTGATCATCCTTGATTGTTGCCATTCGGGTTATGCTGGAGAAGTGGCGGGAGTTGATGGAAATGCATCAGCGATCGGTACTGGTGTCACGATATTGACTGCTAGCCATCGGGAAGGTGGCGCAATGGAGGAGGACGGCCGAGGAATTTTCACGGATATATTGCTTGATGGTCTTAGAGGCGGGTGTTCGGACATTCTTGGAAATATCACGCCGGCTGCAATTTATTCGCACGTCGATCAAACCCTTGGGCCATGGGAGCAGCGGCCAATGTATAAAGCAAATGTTCAGCATTTTGTAACATTGCGAAAAGTTGAACCGAAAGTCCCAAAGGATGTGTTGCGCAGGCTAGTGACATACTTCCCCAACAAGACTGATGTTTTCGCACTTGATCCATCTTTCGAGCCTGATAGGATAAACATTCCAGAGAAATATAGGCATCTGCCCGTTAACGATGAAAATGTAAAAGTCTTTAAAGAACTCCAAAAATGCAATCGTTATGGTCTAGTGGTTCCGGTAGATGCAGATCACATGTTTTATGCCGCTATTAATTCCACAGGATGTAAACTGACAGGCCTTGGGGCGCACTACAGAAAACTGGCAGAAATGAAGAGGATATAA
- a CDS encoding DUF6124 family protein, with protein sequence MFKVTPNPPETDSTAQSAKSKAKKQDETTKRVLDHYLLPKSEKSKDEPKPGQLFTVVKGLDNECLLANLSETLASADAMVSDLAFELDGSRRHVALGIQQLIELGSLLANRVLDNVEPRQ encoded by the coding sequence ATGTTCAAAGTAACTCCGAACCCACCAGAAACAGACTCCACCGCACAGTCCGCAAAATCCAAAGCCAAGAAGCAAGACGAAACCACCAAACGCGTGCTCGATCACTACTTGCTGCCGAAATCTGAAAAATCTAAAGATGAACCAAAACCGGGCCAGCTATTCACCGTCGTGAAAGGCCTCGATAACGAATGCTTGCTCGCTAACCTCAGTGAGACGCTGGCTTCGGCTGATGCGATGGTGAGTGATTTGGCGTTTGAGTTGGATGGATCGAGGCGTCATGTGGCGCTGGGGATTCAGCAGTTGATTGAGCTGGGTTCGTTGTTGGCGAATCGGGTGTTGGATAATGTGGAGCCGCGGCAGTAG
- a CDS encoding IS256 family transposase yields MPTKKKPALRELPKIPKELLEQFTDGPMTAEAIEDASAAFKKALIERALSAELGHHLGYPPGAQRPEDETNQRNGKSGKTVLTGDGPLRLDIPRDRDGSFSPILIPKHERRYTGFDDKIIAMYARGMTVREIRAFLSEQYGTDVSPDFISSVTDEVMAEIGAWQQRPLEPMYPVIFFDALRVKIREEGLVRNKAIYLALGVLPDGTRDILGIWIETTEGAKFWMKVFNDLKTRGVEDVLIAVTDGLKGMPEALSAVFPDTTLQTCIVHLIRNSLDYAAWDKRRELAKALKPIYQAVTAEAAEQALDAFESGPWGKQYPTVVAAWRRAWDRVIPFFVFPPAIRKVIYTTNAIESINAQLRKIIKTRGHFPTDDAATKLIWLGLRNITANWGSAAHDWKSAMNQFAILYGDRFIRPTW; encoded by the coding sequence ATGCCAACCAAGAAGAAACCCGCGTTGCGAGAGCTGCCGAAAATCCCGAAAGAGCTGCTTGAGCAATTTACCGATGGACCGATGACCGCTGAAGCCATTGAGGATGCCTCTGCGGCGTTCAAGAAGGCTTTGATCGAGCGAGCCTTGAGTGCTGAGCTTGGCCACCACCTGGGCTATCCGCCGGGCGCGCAGCGCCCAGAGGATGAAACCAACCAGCGCAATGGCAAAAGCGGCAAGACGGTTCTAACCGGTGATGGTCCGCTCCGACTGGATATTCCTCGCGACCGGGACGGCAGTTTTTCTCCCATCCTGATCCCCAAACACGAGCGGCGTTACACTGGGTTCGACGACAAGATCATCGCCATGTATGCCCGCGGAATGACTGTTAGAGAGATCCGTGCGTTTCTTTCCGAGCAGTACGGTACGGACGTTTCTCCCGACTTCATTAGCTCTGTAACCGACGAAGTCATGGCAGAGATCGGTGCCTGGCAACAGCGGCCTTTGGAGCCGATGTATCCGGTTATTTTCTTCGATGCTCTGCGGGTCAAAATCCGCGAAGAGGGGCTGGTTCGCAACAAGGCAATCTACCTGGCCTTGGGTGTTTTGCCTGACGGAACACGCGATATTCTCGGCATTTGGATCGAAACGACCGAGGGCGCCAAATTCTGGATGAAGGTGTTCAACGACCTCAAGACACGCGGCGTCGAAGACGTGTTGATTGCTGTGACCGATGGCCTTAAAGGCATGCCGGAAGCTCTCAGCGCTGTATTTCCGGACACGACACTGCAAACATGCATTGTTCATCTGATCCGCAACAGTCTTGATTACGCGGCTTGGGATAAGCGCCGCGAACTGGCCAAGGCGCTCAAACCGATCTATCAGGCAGTCACCGCCGAAGCGGCCGAGCAAGCGCTGGATGCGTTTGAAAGCGGGCCATGGGGCAAGCAGTATCCGACGGTAGTGGCTGCTTGGCGCCGCGCTTGGGATCGTGTGATTCCTTTTTTCGTTTTCCCGCCGGCGATCCGAAAAGTGATCTACACGACCAACGCCATTGAGAGCATCAACGCTCAACTGCGCAAGATCATCAAGACCCGAGGCCACTTCCCGACCGACGATGCGGCGACCAAGCTGATCTGGCTTGGGCTGCGCAATATCACAGCAAACTGGGGTTCAGCGGCCCATGACTGGAAAAGTGCGATGAATCAATTCGCGATTCTGTACGGAGATCGATTTATCAGACCGACCTGGTAA
- a CDS encoding SCO family protein, with the protein MTRTQKTVFILVAVIALILGLTINKVLSGKGQGDPTALIDAGIILLPQSRNLPDVKMTDQDGQPVAIDGLKDKWSLLFFGYTFCPDICPTTLAQLRQIKSELPKEAVDKLQIVLVSVDPNRDTPKQLKQYLGYFDPQFIGLTASSVEDLQKLANAVSIPFIPADTSKPNYTVDHSGNLAVIGPDGTQRGFIRAPLNNQKLVAQLPEMLKRK; encoded by the coding sequence ATGACTCGAACCCAGAAAACCGTCTTCATCCTCGTGGCCGTGATCGCACTGATTCTCGGCCTGACCATCAACAAAGTGCTGTCGGGCAAAGGCCAGGGCGACCCGACCGCACTGATCGACGCCGGCATCATCCTGCTGCCCCAGAGCCGCAACCTGCCGGACGTGAAAATGACCGACCAGGACGGCCAGCCCGTGGCAATCGATGGCTTGAAGGATAAATGGAGCCTGCTGTTCTTCGGCTACACCTTCTGCCCGGACATCTGCCCCACCACCCTCGCCCAACTGCGCCAGATCAAAAGCGAGCTGCCGAAAGAGGCTGTGGATAAGTTGCAGATCGTACTGGTGAGCGTCGACCCGAACCGCGACACGCCCAAGCAGTTGAAGCAGTACCTGGGGTACTTCGATCCGCAGTTCATAGGGCTGACAGCTTCATCGGTTGAAGACCTGCAGAAACTGGCGAATGCGGTGAGCATTCCGTTTATTCCGGCGGATACCAGTAAGCCCAATTACACCGTCGACCACAGCGGTAACCTCGCAGTGATTGGCCCGGACGGCACCCAACGCGGCTTCATCCGCGCGCCGTTGAATAACCAGAAACTGGTGGCGCAGTTGCCGGAGATGCTGAAGCGCAAATAA